From Mycolicibacterium cosmeticum, a single genomic window includes:
- a CDS encoding SDR family oxidoreductase, with amino-acid sequence MHDTRTANQIVLVTGASRGIGAEVARQLAEPDTHVIVNYREKAKRAETVADSIRDLGGHASTVAADISDEASAAAMIADIGRRFGRLDVLVLNASGGLEQGADAGYAMRLNRDAQRRLVELALPLMPPGARIVFVTSHQAHFYPHKAVPKGYAPIALSKRAGETALHGMKHEFDRRGIHFTVVSGDMIDGTIIIRLLQRRDPGAVDARRAHAPLPTIDEFAAAIAGATRSPYHPGIVYVGGSDYLIDRSA; translated from the coding sequence ATGCACGACACCCGGACCGCCAACCAGATCGTCTTGGTCACCGGTGCGTCTCGCGGCATCGGCGCCGAGGTTGCCCGGCAACTCGCCGAGCCCGACACCCACGTGATCGTCAACTACCGGGAGAAGGCCAAGCGGGCCGAGACGGTCGCCGACAGCATCCGCGACCTGGGCGGGCATGCGTCGACCGTCGCCGCCGACATCTCCGACGAGGCGTCGGCCGCCGCCATGATCGCCGATATCGGGCGGCGCTTCGGGCGCCTCGACGTGCTGGTCCTCAACGCCTCGGGCGGCCTGGAACAGGGCGCGGACGCCGGTTATGCGATGCGGCTGAACCGCGACGCGCAGCGCCGGCTCGTCGAGTTGGCGTTGCCGCTCATGCCGCCCGGCGCCCGGATCGTCTTTGTCACCAGCCACCAGGCGCACTTCTACCCGCACAAGGCCGTCCCGAAGGGCTACGCCCCGATCGCACTGAGCAAGCGGGCCGGCGAGACCGCCCTGCACGGTATGAAGCACGAGTTCGACCGGCGCGGAATCCATTTCACGGTGGTGTCCGGGGACATGATCGACGGGACCATCATCATCCGGTTGCTGCAGCGCCGCGACCCCGGCGCGGTCGATGCCCGTCGCGCCCACGCCCCGCTGCCGACGATCGATGAGTTCGCCGCGGCCATCGCCGGTGCGACCCGCTCGCCGTACCACCCGGGCATCGTCTACGTCGGCGGTTCCGACTACCTCATCGACCGGTCGGCCTAG
- a CDS encoding arylsulfatase: protein MVAPVLPGGGVLPFAPVPSASIAGRTLAESTYAQREVPRRLHPDTPNIVIVLIDDAGPGLPSTFGGEVTTATLDRICGEGVSYNRFHTTAMCSPTRASLLTGRNHHEIGNGQIAELANDWDGYAGKIPRSSATVAEVLKQYGYATSAFGKWHNTPAEETTAAGPFENWPTGLGFEYFYGFLAGEASQYEPHLVRNTTVVAPPRTPEQGYHLSEDLADDAIGWLRRHKAFNADKPFFMYWASGCLHGPHHIMKEWADKYAGKFDDGWDAYRERVFERAKANGWIPQDCELTERDETLAAWDDIPDDEKPFQRRLMEVAAGYAEHVDVQVGRIADELDALGYGDNTLFFYIWGDNGSSGEGQNGTIAELLAQNGIPTTVRQHIDALDELGGLDVLGSPLVDNQYHAGWAWAGSTPYKGMKLLASHLGGTRNPLAVRWPAKIAADPVPREVFLHCTDIVPTIYEVVGIAAPRTVYGEQQMPLAGASFARTFADRAAAGGKKTQYFEIMGSRAIYHDGWLACARGPRLPWVPGQPAGIATWTPDNDRWELYHLDEDWSQAHDLADAMPDKLTQMREMFAIEAARNAVLPIGGGLWVPVYHPELRIAPPYREWEFAGDMVRMPEFCAPALGNKNNTVTIDAELPTSANGVLYALGAGAGGLTCYLDDGYLCYEYNLFILSRTKIRSAAALPAGPATITVTTRYAEVRPAGPLDVTIDVNGATVASGQVPVSAPLLFTANDCLDIGTCLGSPVSLDYRERAPFPFEGRIHRVHVAYT from the coding sequence ATGGTGGCCCCGGTGTTGCCGGGCGGCGGTGTGCTGCCGTTCGCGCCCGTCCCGTCGGCCAGCATCGCCGGCCGCACCTTGGCGGAGTCGACGTACGCGCAGCGTGAGGTACCGCGCCGGCTGCATCCGGATACGCCGAACATCGTCATCGTGCTCATCGACGACGCGGGTCCAGGCCTGCCGTCCACCTTCGGTGGCGAGGTCACCACGGCGACGCTCGACCGCATCTGCGGCGAGGGCGTGTCCTACAACAGGTTCCACACCACCGCGATGTGCTCGCCGACGCGGGCGTCGCTGCTGACCGGCCGCAATCACCACGAGATCGGCAACGGCCAGATCGCCGAGCTGGCCAACGACTGGGACGGCTACGCAGGCAAGATCCCCCGGTCCAGTGCCACCGTCGCCGAAGTGCTCAAACAGTACGGCTACGCGACGTCGGCGTTCGGCAAGTGGCACAACACCCCGGCCGAGGAGACCACGGCCGCCGGTCCCTTCGAAAACTGGCCCACCGGACTGGGATTCGAGTACTTCTACGGTTTCCTCGCCGGTGAGGCATCACAGTACGAGCCACACCTGGTGCGCAACACCACCGTCGTCGCACCCCCGCGCACTCCGGAGCAGGGCTACCACCTGTCCGAGGATCTGGCCGACGATGCGATCGGTTGGCTGCGCAGGCACAAGGCCTTCAACGCAGACAAGCCGTTTTTCATGTACTGGGCCAGCGGTTGCCTGCACGGCCCGCACCACATCATGAAGGAATGGGCCGACAAGTACGCCGGGAAGTTCGACGACGGGTGGGATGCCTACCGGGAGCGGGTGTTCGAACGCGCCAAGGCCAACGGCTGGATCCCGCAGGACTGTGAGCTCACCGAGCGGGACGAGACGCTGGCGGCGTGGGACGACATCCCCGACGACGAGAAGCCGTTCCAGCGGCGGCTGATGGAGGTCGCCGCCGGGTACGCCGAACACGTCGACGTCCAGGTGGGCCGCATCGCCGACGAACTGGACGCGCTCGGATACGGGGACAACACCCTGTTCTTCTACATCTGGGGTGACAACGGATCCTCGGGTGAAGGCCAGAACGGCACCATCGCGGAGTTGTTGGCGCAGAACGGGATCCCGACCACGGTACGCCAGCACATCGATGCCCTCGACGAGCTCGGCGGCCTGGACGTGCTCGGCTCGCCGCTGGTGGACAACCAGTACCACGCCGGATGGGCCTGGGCGGGCAGCACCCCGTACAAGGGCATGAAGTTGCTGGCCTCACACCTGGGCGGGACGCGTAACCCCCTGGCCGTGCGCTGGCCGGCGAAGATCGCTGCCGACCCGGTGCCCCGCGAGGTGTTCCTGCACTGCACCGATATCGTCCCGACCATCTACGAGGTGGTGGGGATCGCCGCTCCGCGCACGGTGTACGGGGAACAGCAGATGCCATTGGCGGGAGCAAGTTTCGCGCGCACGTTTGCCGACCGCGCCGCGGCGGGTGGCAAGAAGACGCAGTACTTCGAGATCATGGGCAGCCGTGCCATCTACCACGACGGGTGGCTGGCCTGCGCCCGCGGTCCTCGGCTGCCGTGGGTTCCCGGGCAGCCCGCCGGGATCGCCACGTGGACCCCGGACAACGACCGGTGGGAGCTGTATCACCTGGACGAGGATTGGTCACAGGCCCACGACCTCGCGGATGCGATGCCGGACAAGCTGACCCAGATGCGGGAGATGTTCGCCATCGAGGCGGCCCGCAACGCGGTGCTGCCCATCGGCGGTGGGCTGTGGGTGCCGGTGTATCACCCCGAACTGCGGATCGCCCCGCCGTATCGGGAGTGGGAGTTCGCCGGGGACATGGTGCGGATGCCCGAGTTCTGTGCCCCCGCACTGGGCAACAAGAACAACACCGTCACCATCGACGCCGAGTTGCCCACTTCGGCCAACGGCGTGCTGTACGCACTGGGTGCCGGCGCCGGCGGCCTGACCTGCTATCTGGACGACGGCTACCTGTGCTACGAGTACAACCTGTTCATCTTGTCGCGCACCAAGATCCGCTCCGCCGCCGCCCTGCCGGCCGGCCCGGCCACCATCACGGTGACCACCCGGTACGCCGAAGTTCGGCCGGCCGGACCGCTGGACGTCACCATCGACGTCAACGGTGCCACCGTGGCCTCCGGGCAGGTTCCGGTGAGCGCGCCACTGCTGTTCACCGCCAACGACTGCCTCGACATCGGCACCTGCCTCGGCTCGCCGGTATCGCTGGATTACCGCGAGCGGGCACCCTTCCCCTTCGAGGGCCGGATCCACCGCGTGCACGTCGCCTATACGTGA
- a CDS encoding TIGR03618 family F420-dependent PPOX class oxidoreductase: protein MPTLSEAAALAAADQGLAVVSTVRADATIQSSLINAGVLAHPATAEPVLAFVTYGPVKLANLRLRPQISVTFRSGWRWATVEGRAELAGPADPRPWLTDPDRLRVLLRDIFTAAGGTHDDWDTYDAVMREQGRTAVLIDPTRVYGSG, encoded by the coding sequence ATGCCCACACTCTCCGAGGCCGCCGCGTTGGCGGCCGCCGACCAGGGGCTGGCGGTGGTGTCGACGGTGCGTGCCGATGCCACCATCCAGTCCTCGTTGATCAACGCCGGCGTGCTGGCGCACCCCGCGACGGCGGAACCGGTGCTGGCATTCGTCACCTACGGACCGGTGAAGCTGGCCAATCTCCGTCTGCGCCCGCAGATCTCGGTGACCTTCCGGTCGGGCTGGCGCTGGGCCACCGTCGAAGGTCGCGCCGAGCTGGCGGGCCCCGCCGACCCGCGGCCCTGGCTGACCGATCCCGACCGGTTGCGGGTGCTGCTGCGCGACATCTTCACCGCGGCCGGCGGCACGCACGACGATTGGGACACCTACGACGCGGTGATGCGCGAGCAGGGCCGCACTGCGGTGCTCATCGACCCGACCCGCGTCTACGGCAGCGGCTGA
- a CDS encoding 2-hydroxyacid dehydrogenase has translation MSPVKVLVPDDLGVKVLGESPALAAIRYEPGAVWPADGHDAEVVVVGFDNAAAVGAHLAELPRLRLVQTLNAGYEQWLPWIPPGVALSNGRGAHGGSSAEWVVAALLNIFRDLRSFGDQQAAGVWEHRSTETLIGKRVVILGAGDLAVNLAARLAPFETEVTLVGRRPRAGVRALDDLADLLPRADVLVAMLPADASTYRLVDGAVLAQLPDGAVVVNAGRGGAIHTDALLAELTSGRLRAALDVTDPEPLPPGHPLWSAPGLLITPHVAGSTEGAEERAWLVARTQIERHAAGGIPSNVVAGPGAAPE, from the coding sequence GTGAGCCCCGTGAAGGTGCTGGTTCCCGACGACCTCGGGGTCAAGGTGCTCGGCGAATCGCCGGCGTTGGCGGCCATCCGCTATGAGCCGGGCGCCGTGTGGCCGGCCGACGGGCACGACGCCGAGGTGGTCGTGGTCGGCTTCGACAACGCAGCGGCCGTCGGCGCCCACCTCGCCGAACTACCCCGGCTGCGTCTGGTGCAGACCCTCAACGCCGGATATGAACAGTGGCTGCCGTGGATCCCGCCGGGAGTTGCCCTGTCCAACGGCCGTGGTGCGCACGGCGGTTCGTCGGCGGAATGGGTCGTCGCGGCGCTGCTGAACATCTTCCGGGACCTGCGGTCGTTCGGCGACCAGCAGGCGGCGGGAGTGTGGGAGCATCGCTCGACCGAGACACTGATCGGGAAGCGGGTCGTCATCCTGGGTGCGGGCGATCTGGCGGTCAATCTCGCGGCGCGGTTGGCCCCGTTCGAAACGGAGGTGACCCTGGTCGGCCGTCGGCCCCGCGCCGGCGTGCGCGCACTCGACGATCTCGCCGACCTGCTGCCCCGCGCCGATGTCCTGGTGGCGATGCTGCCCGCCGATGCATCGACCTACCGCCTGGTGGACGGTGCGGTGCTCGCGCAGCTTCCGGACGGCGCGGTGGTGGTGAACGCCGGCCGCGGCGGCGCGATCCACACCGACGCCCTGCTGGCCGAGCTGACCAGCGGGCGGTTGCGGGCGGCGCTCGACGTGACCGATCCCGAGCCGTTGCCGCCGGGACATCCCTTGTGGTCGGCGCCCGGCCTGTTGATCACCCCGCACGTCGCCGGGAGCACCGAGGGCGCCGAGGAACGGGCGTGGCTCGTCGCCCGCACCCAGATCGAGCGCCACGCCGCGGGCGGTATCCCGTCGAATGTGGTCGCCGGTCCCGGCGCGGCCCCAGAATGA
- a CDS encoding nitroreductase family protein, which yields METWDAIRARRNVRTYRPEPVPQRDLERIAEAAWRAPSARNQQHWDFVIVTDRQQLTELSTVWRGAGHIASAAAAIALVVPEPPDERTKLIDQYDLGQATLAMTLAATDLGIGTGHSSVGDQEKARAILGVPENHVVSYLLGIGYPADRPLRPIATPDRRPFDEVVHRGRW from the coding sequence GTGGAAACGTGGGATGCCATCCGGGCCCGGCGTAACGTGCGCACGTACCGCCCGGAACCGGTGCCGCAGCGAGACCTCGAGCGCATTGCCGAGGCCGCCTGGCGGGCGCCGTCGGCGCGCAATCAGCAGCACTGGGATTTCGTCATTGTGACCGACCGGCAGCAGCTGACCGAACTCTCGACGGTGTGGCGAGGTGCAGGTCATATCGCGTCGGCCGCCGCCGCCATCGCGCTGGTGGTGCCCGAGCCACCGGACGAGCGCACCAAACTCATCGATCAGTACGACCTCGGTCAGGCGACGCTGGCGATGACGCTGGCGGCGACCGACCTCGGTATCGGGACCGGGCATTCCTCCGTCGGTGACCAGGAGAAGGCCAGGGCGATCCTGGGTGTGCCGGAGAACCACGTGGTGTCCTACCTGCTCGGCATCGGGTACCCGGCCGATCGCCCGCTGCGGCCGATCGCCACACCGGATCGCCGGCCCTTCGACGAGGTCGTACACCGGGGACGCTGGTGA
- a CDS encoding HD domain-containing protein yields the protein MTILEVLHTHPLAEEILESHRYRAHGDDEGFDAYKAHVYRVLNFARALAGDVPDRDDKLAIAAAFHDLAAFDSLDYLAPSIVAQDAWLQRTGRTQWSDELALMVAEHHRFTRYAAPRPHPELVEAMRRADLVDVSQGLIRFGLPGAFVKEVRGSFDAGVFFRRVIPAGAVRTVRTLQPLGFLRPGDALARSGHRGADR from the coding sequence GTGACCATCCTCGAGGTGCTGCACACCCACCCCTTGGCCGAGGAGATCCTCGAGTCCCACCGGTACCGCGCGCACGGTGACGACGAGGGGTTCGATGCTTACAAGGCGCATGTGTACCGCGTGCTGAACTTCGCCCGAGCGTTGGCCGGGGATGTCCCCGACCGCGACGACAAGCTGGCGATCGCCGCGGCGTTTCACGACCTGGCCGCTTTCGACTCCCTCGATTACCTGGCGCCCTCGATCGTGGCGCAGGACGCCTGGCTGCAGCGCACCGGACGGACCCAGTGGTCCGACGAGTTGGCGCTCATGGTGGCCGAGCACCACCGGTTCACCCGGTACGCCGCGCCGCGCCCGCACCCCGAACTGGTCGAGGCGATGCGCCGGGCCGACCTGGTCGACGTCAGCCAGGGGCTCATCCGATTCGGTCTGCCCGGCGCCTTCGTCAAGGAGGTGCGCGGCAGTTTCGACGCCGGCGTGTTCTTCAGACGGGTCATCCCGGCCGGTGCCGTGCGCACCGTGCGCACATTGCAGCCGCTGGGGTTCCTGCGGCCCGGTGACGCGCTGGCCCGCTCCGGGCATCGCGGTGCCGATCGCTGA